DNA from Kluyveromyces marxianus DMKU3-1042 DNA, complete genome, chromosome 8:
ATCTTTTAACCAAGAGAAATCCACTTTTGTaggaaagagagagaaggaTTATCAAGGCAGATCTTTTATGCATCCACCGATTGATGTTGAAGTAGATCTCAAAAAAGAACCTCTATCATTCAAATGTTTTTTAcctaaaagaaaagtagCAGAGTATACTGGCCATAAAAATGGTACTACGTCTCTCAGGTTTCTACCTCATTCTGGTCATTTGTTTTTATCCGGCGGAAACGATAAAACGATAAAAATATGGGACTTTTATCACAATCGAGAACTTTTAAGAACTTATGAAGGACACTCTATGACCATTAAAGACTTAAATTTCACTCATGATGGTGAAACGTTTGCCAGTGCATCTTTTGATAAAAGTGTTAAAGTTTGGAATACAGAAAGAGGATCTATTTCAAAACGTTTACGCTTTAATGCTGTTCCAAATTGTATTATGTTTCACCCAGAGGATAAAAACCAATTGGTCATCGGGTTGTCAAATTCTGAAATTTTGCACTATGATTTTAGAGTAGATGAGAAGGATGGTAAAATACAAAAGTACGATCATCATCAAGGTTCAATCCTAGCATTAAAATATTTTCCTAATGGTAAAAAactaatatcatcatcagaTGACAAAACTGTTAGAATATGGgaaaatcaaatcaatgTGCCCATTAAGCAAATTAGTGGCACAACCCAGCATTCGATGCCCTGGATTGATATCAACCCCCAGGAACAATACTTTTGCACACAGAGTATGGATAACACAATATATACTTATTCGATGATGCCAAAATACAAACGGCATCCTAGTAAAATGTTCAAGGGTCATAGTACTGCTGGTTATGGAATTCATTTTGCATTTTCTCCTGACGGACAATATATAGCCTCTGGTGATTCGAAAGGACAAACCTTTATATGGGATTGGAAAACTACCAAGGTGTTAAAAAAGTTTAAGCCGCTATCAAACAACCTACCAATCACCTGTCTTGCCTGGAATCCACAAGAAACAAGTAAACTCTGCTGTGCTGGAAATGATGGAAGGATTGTAGTATTAGATTAAAAGTATGGGAAGATAATTTAGTTTTGAACGATGTAGACCTTATTACAActattgatatatatatataagtaaATATTCGGCCTAACATTGATAATCATGCATAGAATGAAAcagattttgattttctaGCCTGCACTTCACCGATCGCTTCAACAAAATCTTCATGCTTTACTTGAGATTGGCCATTTCTTAGTGCGATCATACCGGCTTCAACGCTAACCGCCTTCAACTGAGCACCATTAAATTCGTCAGTAGATCTAGCAAGCTCTTGCCAATTGATGGAATCATCTGTGGTCATTTTTCTGGAGTGAATCTGAAGAATTTGAGCTCTTGCGTCTTCCGTAGGGAGTGGGAATTCTATTTTTCTATCAAGTCTACCAGATCTTAGCAAAGCTGGATCTAAGACATCGACACGATTAGTAGCTGCTAGAACTTTGACGCGGTCATCAGAACCAAAACCGTCTAACTGGTTTAGAAGTTCTAACATTGTTCTTTGGACTTCTCTGTCACCGGATTTCTCTGAGTCGAAACGTTTCGTACCAATAGCatccaattcatcaatGAAAATAATTGTTGgagctttttctttagctAATGCGAAAGCATCACGGACAAGTTTTGCACCTTCACCGATGAACATCTGAACTAATTGTGGAGCAGCAAGTTTCAAGAAAGTAGCATTTGTTTGAGCGGCACAAGCTCTTGCAAGAAGCGTCTTACCAGTACCTGGGGGTCCATACATTAACGCACCTTTAGGAGCTTTAATTCCcatatctttgaatttttcacctTGCTTCATTGGTAATACAATTGCTTCCACCAACTCTTCTATCTGCTTGTCTAAACCTCCAACATCAGAATAAGTTTCGGTTGGTTTTTCGTCGACTTCCATTGCCTTAACACGAGAGTCGAATTCTGATGGCAATGTATCCAAGATCAAATATGAGTCTTTATTTACACCTACTAAGTCATTTGGTTTCAACTTAACAGGGTCTACTAGTCCGACCATTGGTAAAAATACTGTTTGTCTGGACGACGTCTTGATGACAGCAGCCTTACCTTTGGCAGCGTTATCCAAATTGACATTGCCACCTTGAGTATCAATTTCGTTTGAATCCTGTAACTCATCCATGTCCATTATTTCGACAACATTGGCTACGAGGTATGGTAattgtttgttgttcttgatcttctcTTGGTTATCCTTGATCTTCTCCAGCATCTGGCTGTTCTCGTGTGATAAACGTTGCAATTCAGATCTGAAGATTCTAATTTCATTGTCTAACAACTTACTACGGGTGGTTAAATCAGCTGCCGATAAGTTGTAGAACTCCTGATCTATATCATCTTCAGCAAGTTGGCTCTCATTATTCAAATCTTCTAAAGTTGACATTATCGTTTCGTAAATTCTAGATACTCACCCTATATTTCTAAGTCTCTGGTTACCCTTTAAAATTGTGAATAGTACTTATTACACTAATTAAGCAAACTCACTCTTTCAATCGGCCGCTATAGGTTGCGTATTTCTCTTTTGCCACCTGAATTCCTTTAAGGTATGCAATTATTATTTGTCTTAATTTCGTATTATCAATTATTGTAGTTACTATGCCCATACTAACAGAATTAATATTTATtaacatatataatacTGTGTACATACAATAGGGAAACGCCGGGTAACCCCTTACCATTCATTAATTTACACGCACAAGCGAGCAGACACAACGACTTGTTGAATAGTTTATAAAAGCCCTAAAACTCACTGCTTCTCAAGTTcctctttcaattctttggTGAAATCATCTTCTACTTCGATATCATCCCAGTCTTCTGCCCAAAGGTTGCTATCTCTTGTTAGGTCCTGTGAAACCGGTTGCGATGGCCAAGAATCGGCAGgaaaatcttcaaattcatcgtcatcttcGAGCGATGATCTTACTGGCTCCTTCGTAGACATATTTGTGGTATTTATCTTGTAATTGGAATGCTATTCTTGCCGAAATAGACACGATAGTTCGATTTTCTACACTAAAACCTACAAGCTTCTAACCATTTGCTTAGGTTAATATGTATTGTATGTAGTTTATGTACAATAATATCTTACGGCTTTTTCATACAGTTTGCCACTCATGTTCGGGTAACAAtacttgaaagaagatTAATACCAACCACgtgatattgaaatataaCACCCATTCACCACATGGacattccaaaaaaaaaaaaaaaattaaaagaatgaaaaattattCAAACAGATCAAAAAGCATTGATTATTATCGATGAGCTGCAATACAAAAAGCTTTTAATGCTGTAATTCTTGTAAAGACGGCTGAGAAAGGCACAGACGAGACGAAGTACATAAAGTCAGTTCAATCTAGTTAAAGTTGTGGAGAATATCTTGATTGGATTTGGCTCTTTAgattttcaattttagcTTTGCTTTGCTGCGCTTCGCTGTCCTGTCTTCTCTTTATTAAAGCATGAAAGATActgttgttgatattgCCCCAAAGAAAATCAAGGGGATCAGTTTCTCTGCCTTGAGCGCTGCAGATATAGTTGCTCAATCTGAAGTTGAAATATCCACTAGAGATCTTTTCGATCTTGATAATGGTAGATCTGCTAAAGAAGGTGGTGCATTAGATGCCAAAATGGGTGTTTCTTCCTCTCAAGCGGAGTGTAATACTTGTCATGGTAACCTAGCATCATGCCATGGTCATTTTGGTCACATCAAATTAGCCTTACCGGTGTTTCATGTAGGGTACTTCAAGGCCACAATTCAGATTTTGCAGAGTGTCTGTAAAGGTTGTGGTGCGTTGTTACTTTCAGAAGAGGACAAACGTAAGCACCTCTCCGAACTTCGTCGTCCAGGGATGGATAATTTAAGAAGaatgaatattttgaagaagattttgGACCAATGTAAGAAACAGAGGCGTTGTTTCCGTTGCGGTGACTTGAATGGTGTGGTTAAGAAAGCTGCAGCAGGTTCTGGTTCGGCAGCATTGAAAATCATTCACGACACTTTCCGTTGGGTGGGAAAGAAGTCTGCCCCAGAAAAAGATAGATGGGTTGGTGAATGGAAACAAGTGATTGAGAACAACCCTGAATTAGAACGTTATGTAAAGAGGTGTATGGATGATTTAAACCCTTTGAAGGTATTAAACCTTTTCAAACAAATTACGCCTGACGATTGTGAATTGCTAGGTATAGATTCGACTACAAAATCCGGCAGACCTGAAACTTATATTTGGAGATATTTACCAGCACCACCTGTTTGTATTCGTCCCTCTGTTATGATGCAAGATTCTCCAGCATCCAACGAAGATGATTTGACAGTTAAATTGACAGAAATTGTATGGACATCCTCCTTAATTAAAGCTGGTTTGGAAAAAGGTATTTCAATTAATAATATGATGGAACAATGGGACTATTTACAGCTGGCAGTAGCTATGTATATCAACTCGGATTCTGTCAATCCATCGATGCTTCCAGGCTCCTCTGGAACTAAATCGAAACCAATTAGAGGTTTTTGTCAGAGATTAAAAGGTAAACAAGGTAGATTCAGAGGTAACCTATCAGGTAAGCGTGTTGACTTTTCTGGTAGAACAGTTATTTCTCCTGATCCAAATTTATCTGTGGAAGAAGTTGCTGTGCCTGATAGGGTTGCCAAAATTTTAACCTACCCTGAGAAAGTCACTCGTTATAATAAACACAAACTTCAACAGTTGGTGATCAATGGTCCACAATTACATCCTGGTGCAAACTAtttattaaagaaaaatgaagatgCCAGACGTAACCTACGTTATGGTGACAGAGTAAAGTTAGCTAAACAGCTTCAATACggtgatgttgttgaaagaCACATCGAAGATGGTGATGTTGTTCTATTTAATAGACAACCGTCCTTGCATAGATTATCCATCTTATCACATTACGCTAAAATTCGTCCATGGAGAACTTTCAGACTAAACGAATGTGTGTGTACACCATACAATGCGGATTTTGATGGTGATGAAATGAATTTGCATGTTCCACAAACTGAGGAAGCTCGTGCAGAGGCAATAAATTTAATGGGTGTCAAAAATAACCTTTTAACTCCAAAGTCAGGTGAGCCAATCATTGCAGCTACCCAAGATTTTATCACTGGTTCTTATTTAATATCTCATAAAGATTCATTCTTTGATAGATCTCAGTTAACTCAACTTCTATCCATGATGTCAGATGGTAAATTACAATTTGATATTCCACCCCCTTCCATTATGAAACCACATTACTTATGGACCGGTAAACAAGTGTTTTCTTTACTAATCAAACCTAACAAAAATTCTCCTGTGGTCATCAACCTTGACGCTAAAAATAAAGTGTATATACCACctccaaagaaaagttaTCCAAATGAAATGTCCCAAAATGACGGTTACGTTTTAATTAGAGGTTCTAAAATTCTTTCTGGTGTGATGGACAAATCTGTTCTTGGTGATGGTAAGAAGCATTCTGTATTCTACACAATCTTAAGAGACTATGGACCTGATGAAGCTGCACAAGCTATGAATAGAATGGCCAAATTATGCGCAAGATACTTAGGTAATAGAGGTTTTTCTATTGGTATCAATGATGTCACTCCAGGTGCAGATttaaaaaacaagaaggaacaaATGGTCGAATATGCTTATAAAAAGTGTGACGAATTAATTgacttgttcaacaaggGTAAGTTAGAAACTCAACCGGGTTGTAACGAAGAACAAACACTAGAAGCAAAAATTGGTGGTCTTCTATCTAAGGTTCGAGAAGAAGTGGGTGAGGTTTGTATTAGGGAATTGGATAATTTAAATGCACCATTGATTATGGCAACATGTGGTTCTAAAGGTTCTACCTTAAATGTTTCCCAGAtggttgctgttgttgggCAACAAATTATCTCAGGTAATCGTGTTCCTGATGGTTTCCAAGACCGTTCTTTACCTCATTTCCCAAAGAACTCTAAAACTCCACAATCTAAAGGTTTTGTGCGaaactctttcttttctgggCTATCACCCCCagaatttttgtttcacGCAATTTCTGGTCGTGAAGGTTTAGTTGATACTGCTGTGAAAACCGCTGAAACTGGTTATATGTCTCGTAGATTAATGAAATCTCTAGAAGATTTATCATGTCAATATGATAATACTGTCAGAACTTCATCAAATGGTATTGTTCAATTCACTTATGGTGGTGATGGTCTCGATCCGTTTGATATGGAAGGTAACGCACAACCAGTCAATTTCATCAGATCGTGGACACATGCCAATAACATAACTTTCAGTGAGGATACAGTTGGTTTGCTACCATATCAAATCATAGAAGAAACTAATAAAATCTTAAAGCCTCTTGAAGCTAAGTTGAAAAGATATGATAATGTTGGTAATGAACTTAAGAATGAGGATGCTAATAGAGATGAGTATATTGATCAATTTGATGCAGAAAGATCATTCTATCAATCATTACGTCAATTCATGACTGAGAAAGCAGAATTTTTAGCCAAGTTAAGGAAGGAAAGAGGCATGaaagaacttcttgatgaaCCTGGCGAAGAACTAAAAGATATAAACTGGGATGAAGGAGTTTCATCGTCCGTCTTGATATCTTTGAATCAACTCTgtaaaatttcaaaatcattgGTAGAATCTTTCTTAACTATTGCAATTTCCAAATATCATAAAGCCAAGGTTGAACCGGGAACTGCTGTTGGTGCTATTGGTGCGCAATCCATCGGTGAACCTGGTACTCAAATGACATTGAAAACTTTCCATTTTGCTGGTGTCGCTTCTATGAACGTTACACTTGGTGTGCCACGtattaaagaaattatCAATGCTTCGAAAGTCATCTCAACCCCTATCATCAATGCCGTTCTAGtcaatgataatgatgaaagaGCTGCTAGAGTTGTTAAGGGTAGAGTTGAGAAAACTTTATTATCAGATGTGGCATATTATGTTCAAGATATATACAAAGATAATATGGCCTTTCTACAGATAAAAATTGATCTAGAAACTATCGAAAAACTTCAGCTTGAACTAACTCTTGAAGATATTGTTGTGGCTATTGCAAAAGCTCCGAAGCTCAAAATCAGCACAAATGATATTTCAATCATTGGTAAGAATCGGATTAACATTGCCGTAAGCTATGATGcaaaatctttgaaatcaatCTCAACATCAATGAAGGAACCTGAACCAAATGAGGTCTTTTATAGAATGCAACAACTTCGTAGAGCACTTCCCCATATTGTTGTTAAAGGTTTTGCTGACATTGCTAGAGCAGTCATTAATATTCGTGATGACGGTAAAAGAGAGTTATTGGTTGAAGGTTACGGTTTGAGAGATGTCATGACTACAGACGGTGTTGTTGGttccaaaaccaaaacaaaccaTATTCTCGAAGTAAATGAAGTTTTAGGTATTGAAGCAGCCAGATCATGTATTATTAACGAAATTGACTATACGATGAGTAATCACGGTATGAGTGTTGATCCTCGTCATATTCAACTTCTCGGTGATGTTATGACTTACAAGGGTGAAGTTCTCGGTATTACTAGATTTGGTTTAGCGAAAATGAGAGATTCTGTTTTACAATTGGCATCTTTCGAAAAGACTACAGACCATTTGTTCGATGCAGCATTCTATATGAAAAACGATGCTGTTGAAGGTGTCTCAGAATGTATTATTCTTGGACAAACAATGTCTATCGGTACTGGTTCCTTCAAGGTTATTAAAAATACTGTTTTAGGTGAAAAAGACCTTgaaccaaaaccaacacTCTTTGAAAGTCTATGTGACACTCTTGTTAGGGCTAATTAAGAGTGGACATACactgtatatatattagCATAACTATTATCGTATTTAATagaatttttgaaatttttttggGAACTATGGTTACAATCTTAGCTGCTTAAGAACTTTTTATAtaattttgatttctaaaatgtcatcttcttccaaatcttGGCTTTCTACAGTTTCAGATGGTTCCATATCTGTATTCTCAAATGTCAATTTTACAACTGTATCGCTGGAtaattttgatatttgcTTATACTTTTCTGCAATGTCCCTAAATGTCATGGAAGGATGGACAGGTATTGATGTGCGCTTGTTTTTCTTATCTATAAGGACTAGTCTAATGATATTTTCCTCCTCAGAATCCATTTCGGCAATTTCTATAACTTCGTCAGGGCTCATTTCTAACTTAGGTGcattttccaactcttTTTCAAACAGTTTGAActtatcatcatttttaCTGTCTGGGTTTTCATCTTTACTTTCATTTTCGTCATCAAAGGAGTGTAGTCTTGAATCCCGAATTCTTTTGTATTCGTTCTTATAGTTTTGGGCTTCCGAAGCATGAACTATGATCAAATCAACCTCTGCCTCTTCTCTGATTGAATTAGAAGGAATTTGTAAGCTATCGCAATTTGAAAACGGTAAAACTTCTATTCCAGCTCGAAAGAGCACTAAGTCTGCCGGTTTGTAGAACATTTGGAGACTTCTTGGGACTTTGTAGGATTTAATGAAGCTTTTAATTGTTATCGGTAGAATACTTTCAAATGATTTGTTTCCAGTTACTTTAACATTCactcttttattttgagTTCCTTCTAGGGTGGATACG
Protein-coding regions in this window:
- the SEM1 gene encoding proteasome regulatory particle lid subunit SEM1 translates to MSGKLYEKAHSNYKINTTNMSTKEPVRSSLEDDDEFEDFPADSWPSQPVSQDLTRDSNLWAEDWDDIEVEDDFTKELKEELEKQ
- the CDC40 gene encoding Cdc40p — protein: MSLVQGYDTDSSDEDTQDFNKKHKLQTPKLKSKRPKRNGKGPWASWESSSEAEQDEEVQTTNIPNAGNSDMGDDIDSSVSFNQEKSTFVGKREKDYQGRSFMHPPIDVEVDLKKEPLSFKCFLPKRKVAEYTGHKNGTTSLRFLPHSGHLFLSGGNDKTIKIWDFYHNRELLRTYEGHSMTIKDLNFTHDGETFASASFDKSVKVWNTERGSISKRLRFNAVPNCIMFHPEDKNQLVIGLSNSEILHYDFRVDEKDGKIQKYDHHQGSILALKYFPNGKKLISSSDDKTVRIWENQINVPIKQISGTTQHSMPWIDINPQEQYFCTQSMDNTIYTYSMMPKYKRHPSKMFKGHSTAGYGIHFAFSPDGQYIASGDSKGQTFIWDWKTTKVLKKFKPLSNNLPITCLAWNPQETSKLCCAGNDGRIVVLD
- the RPT5 gene encoding proteasome regulatory particle base subunit RPT5, whose product is MSTLEDLNNESQLAEDDIDQEFYNLSAADLTTRSKLLDNEIRIFRSELQRLSHENSQMLEKIKDNQEKIKNNKQLPYLVANVVEIMDMDELQDSNEIDTQGGNVNLDNAAKGKAAVIKTSSRQTVFLPMVGLVDPVKLKPNDLVGVNKDSYLILDTLPSEFDSRVKAMEVDEKPTETYSDVGGLDKQIEELVEAIVLPMKQGEKFKDMGIKAPKGALMYGPPGTGKTLLARACAAQTNATFLKLAAPQLVQMFIGEGAKLVRDAFALAKEKAPTIIFIDELDAIGTKRFDSEKSGDREVQRTMLELLNQLDGFGSDDRVKVLAATNRVDVLDPALLRSGRLDRKIEFPLPTEDARAQILQIHSRKMTTDDSINWQELARSTDEFNGAQLKAVSVEAGMIALRNGQSQVKHEDFVEAIGEVQARKSKSVSFYA
- the ESC2 gene encoding Esc2p is translated as MSDSDSDDFFYNQDLSEEEDELEIADDTNVVNTSTLKLSTPLIANKKRAYNDENLKNSSVKTQKTEAETENAIDKIDSQDDSDSIVLLSDESPSSDSYVSEQEILPAKSTREKKPITINTHDETFDFLNEITKDAKRFDALRKNDPRTRRIYNINFVSTLEGTQNKRVNVKVTGNKSFESILPITIKSFIKSYKVPRSLQMFYKPADLVLFRAGIEVLPFSNCDSLQIPSNSIREEAEVDLIIVHASEAQNYKNEYKRIRDSRLHSFDDENESKDENPDSKNDDKFKLFEKELENAPKLEMSPDEVIEIAEMDSEEENIIRLVLIDKKNKRTSIPVHPSMTFRDIAEKYKQISKLSSDTVVKLTFENTDMEPSETVESQDLEEDDILEIKII
- the RPO31 gene encoding DNA-directed RNA polymerase III core subunit RPO31, translated to MKDTVVDIAPKKIKGISFSALSAADIVAQSEVEISTRDLFDLDNGRSAKEGGALDAKMGVSSSQAECNTCHGNLASCHGHFGHIKLALPVFHVGYFKATIQILQSVCKGCGALLLSEEDKRKHLSELRRPGMDNLRRMNILKKILDQCKKQRRCFRCGDLNGVVKKAAAGSGSAALKIIHDTFRWVGKKSAPEKDRWVGEWKQVIENNPELERYVKRCMDDLNPLKVLNLFKQITPDDCELLGIDSTTKSGRPETYIWRYLPAPPVCIRPSVMMQDSPASNEDDLTVKLTEIVWTSSLIKAGLEKGISINNMMEQWDYLQLAVAMYINSDSVNPSMLPGSSGTKSKPIRGFCQRLKGKQGRFRGNLSGKRVDFSGRTVISPDPNLSVEEVAVPDRVAKILTYPEKVTRYNKHKLQQLVINGPQLHPGANYLLKKNEDARRNLRYGDRVKLAKQLQYGDVVERHIEDGDVVLFNRQPSLHRLSILSHYAKIRPWRTFRLNECVCTPYNADFDGDEMNLHVPQTEEARAEAINLMGVKNNLLTPKSGEPIIAATQDFITGSYLISHKDSFFDRSQLTQLLSMMSDGKLQFDIPPPSIMKPHYLWTGKQVFSLLIKPNKNSPVVINLDAKNKVYIPPPKKSYPNEMSQNDGYVLIRGSKILSGVMDKSVLGDGKKHSVFYTILRDYGPDEAAQAMNRMAKLCARYLGNRGFSIGINDVTPGADLKNKKEQMVEYAYKKCDELIDLFNKGKLETQPGCNEEQTLEAKIGGLLSKVREEVGEVCIRELDNLNAPLIMATCGSKGSTLNVSQMVAVVGQQIISGNRVPDGFQDRSLPHFPKNSKTPQSKGFVRNSFFSGLSPPEFLFHAISGREGLVDTAVKTAETGYMSRRLMKSLEDLSCQYDNTVRTSSNGIVQFTYGGDGLDPFDMEGNAQPVNFIRSWTHANNITFSEDTVGLLPYQIIEETNKILKPLEAKLKRYDNVGNELKNEDANRDEYIDQFDAERSFYQSLRQFMTEKAEFLAKLRKERGMKELLDEPGEELKDINWDEGVSSSVLISLNQLCKISKSLVESFLTIAISKYHKAKVEPGTAVGAIGAQSIGEPGTQMTLKTFHFAGVASMNVTLGVPRIKEIINASKVISTPIINAVLVNDNDERAARVVKGRVEKTLLSDVAYYVQDIYKDNMAFLQIKIDLETIEKLQLELTLEDIVVAIAKAPKLKISTNDISIIGKNRINIAVSYDAKSLKSISTSMKEPEPNEVFYRMQQLRRALPHIVVKGFADIARAVINIRDDGKRELLVEGYGLRDVMTTDGVVGSKTKTNHILEVNEVLGIEAARSCIINEIDYTMSNHGMSVDPRHIQLLGDVMTYKGEVLGITRFGLAKMRDSVLQLASFEKTTDHLFDAAFYMKNDAVEGVSECIILGQTMSIGTGSFKVIKNTVLGEKDLEPKPTLFESLCDTLVRAN